The proteins below are encoded in one region of Anguilla anguilla isolate fAngAng1 chromosome 3, fAngAng1.pri, whole genome shotgun sequence:
- the LOC118223449 gene encoding transmembrane protein 182-like: MKAGVVALVAGIVGGIGVLCFFVAFATDYWLLASDDCEGYGQLPSAVNSSMEGQANSTEAVGVTTGPVLLSVMLHHEGFFWRCWFKGDPSLHAVLAVLFTNQPAPKFCIHGYLFPLPVAMGPVPHPAYDATAVFRGFWTMLIILAIAASVIGGFLLVCAVPFTSYKLYKAGGAFLMTAACLFLALVCLFVLWKELVADVGRYILQERGETCPDVHLEAHYGWSFMVAAAGIPLVLLSGLLFFLIGRAIQRHK; this comes from the exons ATGAAGGCAGGGGTGGTCGCCCTGGTGGCGGGCATTGTAGGGGGCATTGGGGTGCTGTGCTTCTTTGTGGCTTTCGCGACAGACTACTGGTTGCTAGCCAGTGATGACTGTGAGGGCTACGGACAGCTGCCGTCAGCAGTCAACTCCAGCATGGAGGGTCAGGCAAACAGCACAGAG GCAGTGGGTGTGACAACGGGCCCTGTCCTCCTTTCTGTGATGTTGCATCATGAAGGCTTCTTCTGGAGGTGTTGGTTTAAAGGGGACCCCTCACTCCATGCTGTCTTGGCCGTTCTATTCA CGAATCAACCAGCACCCAAGTTTTGCATCCACGGATACCTCTTCCCTCTGCCTGTTGCCATGGGACCAGTCCCTCACCCCGCTTACGATGCTACAGCAG TGTTCCGAGGGTTCTGGACCATGCTCATTATCTTGGCTATCGCTGCCAGCGTGATTGGGGGGTTCTTATTGGTCTGTGCTGTGCCGTTCACCAGCTACAAGCTCTACAAGGCGGGTGGAGCCTTCCTGATGACAGCAG CCTGCCTGTTCTTGGCTCTGGTGTGCCTCTTTGTGCTCTGGAAGGAGCTGGTGGCGGATGTAGGGAGGTACATTCTGCAGGAACGGGGAGAAACATGCCCTGATGTGCACCTAGAGGCCCACTACGGCTGGTCCTTCATGGTTGCTGCTGCCGGAATCCCATTGGTCCTCCTCTCTGGCCTCCTCTTTTTCTTAATTGGCCGAGCCATCCAAAGGCATAAATGA